In one window of Skermanella rosea DNA:
- a CDS encoding LpxI family protein has product MPPKLGIIAGGGDLPLRLVEACRSAGREVFVLGLEGHADREGGKLPVDRWSRLGAAGAMLDALREAGVRDIVLAGRVRRPSLAELKPDWRAARLFARIGARALGDDGLLRAVTSELETEGFRVVATQDVLRDLLTPAGNLGALAPDAQAEVDIARGVEVIRALGHLDVGQAVIVQQGIVLGVEAVEGTDALIDRCGSLRREGPGGVLVKMSKPGQDTRFDLPTVGAVTVERCAAAGLRGIAVEAGKSIMLDRETIAETADARGLFIVGLEVPQ; this is encoded by the coding sequence ATGCCTCCTAAACTCGGCATCATCGCCGGGGGCGGCGACCTGCCGCTCCGGCTGGTCGAGGCCTGCCGTTCCGCCGGGCGCGAGGTGTTCGTGCTGGGGTTGGAAGGGCATGCCGACCGTGAGGGCGGAAAGCTGCCGGTCGACCGCTGGTCGCGGCTCGGCGCCGCGGGCGCCATGCTCGATGCCCTGCGCGAAGCGGGCGTCCGCGACATCGTCCTGGCCGGCCGGGTGCGCCGACCCAGCCTGGCCGAGCTGAAGCCGGACTGGCGGGCCGCCCGCCTGTTCGCCCGCATCGGTGCCCGCGCCCTGGGCGACGACGGGCTGCTGAGAGCGGTGACCAGCGAGCTGGAAACCGAAGGATTCCGTGTCGTGGCGACACAGGACGTCCTCCGCGACCTGCTGACACCCGCCGGGAACCTGGGGGCGCTCGCTCCGGACGCGCAGGCGGAAGTCGACATCGCCCGCGGAGTCGAGGTCATCCGCGCGCTGGGACACCTGGATGTCGGGCAGGCGGTGATCGTGCAGCAGGGGATCGTCCTGGGCGTCGAGGCGGTCGAGGGCACGGACGCCCTGATCGACCGCTGCGGAAGCCTGCGCCGAGAGGGACCCGGCGGCGTGCTCGTAAAGATGAGCAAGCCCGGGCAGGATACCCGCTTCGACCTTCCCACCGTCGGAGCCGTCACCGTCGAGCGCTGTGCTGCGGCGGGACTGCGCGGGATCGCCGTTGAAGCCGGAAAGAGCATCATGCTGGACCGCGAAACCATCGCCGAGACGGCCGACGCGCGTGGCCTGTTCATCGTCGGCCTGGAAGTGCCGCAGTGA
- the lpxB gene encoding lipid-A-disaccharide synthase translates to MTEQGPLVFLIAGEPSGDLLGARLMTALKRRAGGPVRFAGVGGERMIAEGLDTLFPLHELSLMGIAELVPKLPNLVRRLAQTAAEIRRLRPDVVVTIDAPDFCFRIARRLKGQGIPFVHYVAPSVWAWRPKRARKVARVLDHLLALLPFEPPYFEREGLPCTFVGHPIVEGGAASGDGVRFRAAHGIAPTDRLLTVLPGSRRSEISRLLPDFRETIGRLAPRYPDLVVAVPTVPHVRDSVASEISSWPVRTILVEGDQDKYDAFAASEAALAASGTVALELALARLPAVIAYRMHPVTIGLYRRFIRVKYANLVNIMLDRMLVPELLQENCTPEKLDAAITKLLDDPAARREQQEGVAEVARWLGLGGPPPSERAADVVLAVVRGRNGAV, encoded by the coding sequence GTGACGGAGCAGGGACCTTTGGTCTTCCTGATCGCCGGGGAACCGTCGGGCGATCTCCTGGGCGCGCGGCTGATGACCGCCCTGAAGCGCCGTGCCGGAGGGCCCGTCCGGTTCGCCGGCGTCGGCGGGGAGCGCATGATCGCCGAGGGGCTCGACACCTTGTTCCCGCTCCATGAGCTGTCGCTGATGGGCATCGCGGAACTGGTGCCGAAGCTGCCCAACCTGGTCCGGCGGCTGGCCCAGACCGCGGCGGAGATCCGCCGCCTCCGGCCAGACGTCGTCGTCACGATCGACGCTCCCGACTTCTGCTTCCGCATCGCGAGGCGGTTGAAGGGGCAGGGCATCCCGTTCGTGCATTACGTGGCTCCCAGCGTCTGGGCTTGGCGGCCCAAGCGGGCGCGGAAGGTCGCCCGGGTGCTGGACCATCTGCTGGCGCTGCTTCCTTTCGAGCCGCCCTATTTCGAGCGGGAGGGCCTGCCCTGCACCTTCGTGGGCCACCCCATCGTCGAGGGGGGAGCCGCGTCGGGCGACGGCGTCCGGTTCCGCGCCGCCCACGGCATCGCGCCGACGGACCGCCTGCTGACGGTATTGCCGGGCAGCCGGCGAAGCGAGATCAGCCGGCTCCTGCCGGACTTCCGGGAGACGATCGGGCGCCTGGCGCCGCGCTATCCGGATCTGGTGGTCGCCGTCCCGACGGTTCCGCATGTGCGTGATAGCGTCGCTTCGGAGATATCCTCCTGGCCGGTGCGGACGATCCTCGTGGAGGGGGACCAAGACAAGTACGACGCCTTCGCGGCTTCGGAGGCGGCCCTGGCTGCTTCGGGCACGGTGGCGCTGGAACTGGCTCTGGCCCGCCTGCCGGCGGTGATCGCCTACCGAATGCATCCCGTGACCATCGGGCTGTACCGCCGCTTCATCCGCGTCAAGTACGCGAACCTCGTCAACATCATGCTGGACCGCATGCTGGTGCCGGAGCTGCTCCAGGAGAACTGCACCCCGGAGAAGCTCGATGCCGCCATCACGAAGCTGCTCGACGATCCCGCGGCCCGGCGGGAACAGCAGGAAGGCGTTGCCGAGGTGGCACGGTGGCTGGGGCTTGGCGGCCCACCGCCCAGTGAACGCGCCGCCGACGTGGTTCTCGCGGTCGTGAGGGGGCGGAACGGGGCGGTATGA
- the gloA gene encoding lactoylglutathione lyase, producing MAKFRMLHTMLRVYDLEKSIDFYTRLLGMKLLRRNDYEGGRFTLAFVGYGDESDHTVLELTHNWDQKEPYDLGSAYGHIAIGVPDIYATCKELEAEGVKIPRPPGPMKHGTTVIAFIEDPDGYKVELIERS from the coding sequence ATGGCCAAGTTCCGCATGCTCCACACGATGCTCCGGGTCTACGACCTGGAGAAGTCGATCGATTTCTACACCCGACTGCTCGGCATGAAGCTGCTGCGGCGCAACGATTACGAAGGCGGACGGTTCACCCTGGCTTTCGTCGGTTACGGCGATGAGTCGGACCATACGGTCCTGGAACTCACCCACAACTGGGACCAGAAGGAACCCTATGATCTCGGCAGCGCCTACGGCCATATCGCCATCGGGGTGCCGGACATCTACGCCACCTGCAAGGAACTCGAGGCGGAAGGGGTGAAGATCCCGCGTCCGCCCGGCCCGATGAAGCACGGCACGACGGTCATCGCCTTCATCGAGGACCCGGACGGCTACAAGGTCGAGCTGATCGAGCGGAGCTGA
- the gltA gene encoding citrate synthase, translating to MSQKTVTLTDNSTGKSYNFPVLEGTTGPEVIDIRKLYAETGYFTYDPGFTSTGSCESKITYIDGDEGILLHRGYAIEDLAENCNFLEVCYLLLHGELPSPDQLATFDKTITYHTMVHEQINYFLRGFRRDAHPMAVLCGVTGALSSFYHDSTDIEDPHQRMIASHRLIAKLPTMAAMAYKYSVGQPFMYPRNDLSYAENFLYMTFGVPCETFKVNPILSRAMDRIFILHADHEQNASTSTVRLAGSSGANPFACIAAGIASLWGPAHGGANEAVLKMLQEIGDKDRIPEFIKRAKDKNDSFRLMGFGHRVYKNFDPRAQVMRKTCHEVLGELGIKNDPLLDIAMELERIALEDDYFIEKKLYPNVDFYSGIILKAMGFPTSMFTVLFAVARTVGWIAQWKEMIEDPGQKIGRPRQLYTGATHRQFVPLNERG from the coding sequence ATGAGCCAGAAAACGGTTACGCTGACTGATAACAGCACCGGGAAATCCTATAATTTTCCGGTACTTGAAGGCACGACCGGTCCGGAAGTGATCGATATTCGCAAACTTTATGCCGAAACCGGATATTTCACCTACGATCCGGGCTTCACCTCGACCGGCAGTTGCGAATCCAAGATCACCTACATCGACGGCGATGAGGGGATTCTGCTGCACCGCGGCTATGCCATCGAGGATCTGGCCGAAAACTGCAATTTCCTGGAAGTCTGCTATCTGCTGCTCCACGGCGAGCTGCCATCGCCCGACCAACTCGCCACCTTCGACAAGACCATCACCTACCACACGATGGTCCATGAGCAGATCAACTACTTCCTGCGCGGCTTCCGCCGCGACGCCCACCCGATGGCGGTCCTGTGCGGCGTGACCGGCGCCCTGTCGTCCTTCTATCACGACAGCACCGACATCGAGGATCCGCACCAGCGGATGATCGCCTCCCATCGGCTGATCGCCAAGCTGCCGACCATGGCGGCCATGGCCTACAAGTACTCGGTCGGCCAGCCCTTCATGTATCCGCGGAACGATCTCAGCTATGCCGAGAACTTCCTGTACATGACCTTCGGCGTGCCGTGCGAGACCTTCAAGGTCAACCCGATCCTGTCCCGCGCGATGGACCGGATCTTCATCCTGCACGCCGACCACGAGCAGAACGCCTCGACCTCGACCGTCCGGCTTGCCGGCTCGTCGGGCGCCAACCCGTTCGCCTGCATCGCCGCCGGCATCGCGTCCCTGTGGGGTCCCGCCCATGGCGGTGCCAACGAGGCCGTGCTGAAGATGCTGCAGGAGATCGGCGACAAGGACCGCATCCCCGAGTTCATCAAGCGCGCCAAGGATAAGAACGACAGCTTCCGCCTGATGGGCTTCGGCCACCGGGTCTACAAGAACTTCGACCCGCGCGCGCAGGTCATGCGCAAGACCTGCCACGAGGTGCTGGGCGAGCTCGGCATCAAGAACGATCCGCTGCTCGACATCGCGATGGAGCTGGAGCGCATCGCGCTCGAGGACGACTACTTCATCGAGAAGAAGCTCTACCCGAACGTCGACTTCTATTCGGGCATCATCCTGAAGGCCATGGGCTTCCCGACCAGCATGTTCACCGTGTTGTTCGCCGTCGCCCGCACCGTCGGCTGGATCGCCCAGTGGAAGGAAATGATCGAGGATCCGGGGCAGAAGATCGGCCGTCCGCGTCAGCTCTATACCGGTGCGACGCACCGGCAGTTCGTTCCGCTGAACGAGCGTGGCTAA
- the gltX gene encoding glutamate--tRNA ligase: MSVVTRFAPSPTGFLHIGGARTALFNWLFARHHGGTFLLRIEDTDRARSTDAAVEAILDGLKWLELDWNGEAVSQFERRDRHAEVAHRMLEAGHAYRCYASQEELEAMRAAQKAAGQPMRYDGRWRDRDPSEAPAGVAPVVRLKAPQEGETVVQDHVQGEVRVQNAQLDDMVLLRADGTPTYMLSVVVDDHDMNVTHVIRGDDHLTNTFRQVQIYRAMGWDLPEFAHIPLIHGADGAKLSKRHGALGVDAYRDMGYLPEAVRNYLLRLGWGHGDDEIISTEQAIEWFDLGGIGRSPSRFDFAKLDNLNAHYMRLADDDRLTGLITPIIETRLGRTIGTSGRDLLTRAMPGLKQRAKTLVELAESAQFYVADRPIAVTGKAADLVAGDGATLLADLADELRPFDAWNSTDIETKVREFAENRGLKLGKVAQPLRAALSGSTISPPIFEVAELLGKTETLARIADVAQPR, from the coding sequence ATGTCCGTCGTCACGCGTTTTGCGCCCTCGCCCACCGGGTTTCTCCATATCGGCGGGGCGCGTACGGCCCTCTTCAATTGGCTGTTCGCCCGCCACCACGGCGGCACCTTCCTGTTGCGCATCGAGGATACCGATCGCGCCCGCTCCACGGACGCGGCGGTCGAGGCGATCCTCGACGGATTGAAATGGCTGGAACTCGACTGGAACGGCGAAGCCGTCTCGCAGTTCGAGCGGCGGGACCGCCATGCAGAGGTGGCCCATCGGATGCTGGAGGCCGGTCATGCGTATCGCTGCTACGCCAGCCAGGAAGAGCTGGAGGCCATGCGCGCGGCACAGAAGGCGGCGGGCCAGCCGATGCGATACGACGGCCGCTGGCGTGACCGCGATCCGTCCGAAGCTCCCGCCGGGGTCGCCCCGGTGGTCCGGCTGAAGGCGCCGCAGGAGGGCGAGACCGTCGTCCAGGACCATGTCCAGGGCGAGGTGCGGGTGCAGAATGCGCAGCTCGACGACATGGTCCTGCTGCGGGCCGACGGCACGCCGACCTACATGCTGTCGGTCGTGGTGGACGACCACGACATGAACGTGACCCACGTGATCCGTGGCGACGACCACCTGACCAACACCTTCCGTCAGGTGCAGATCTACCGTGCCATGGGGTGGGACCTGCCCGAATTCGCGCATATCCCTCTCATCCATGGGGCTGACGGCGCGAAACTGTCGAAACGTCACGGCGCCCTGGGCGTTGACGCCTACAGGGACATGGGCTACCTGCCCGAGGCGGTGCGCAACTACCTGCTCCGCCTCGGATGGGGGCATGGCGACGACGAGATCATCTCGACGGAGCAGGCTATCGAGTGGTTCGACCTCGGCGGGATCGGGCGGTCGCCGTCCCGGTTCGACTTCGCCAAGCTGGACAACCTCAACGCCCATTACATGCGGCTGGCCGATGACGACCGCCTGACCGGGCTGATCACGCCGATCATCGAGACCAGGCTTGGCAGGACGATCGGGACTTCGGGCCGCGACCTGTTGACGCGGGCCATGCCGGGCCTTAAGCAACGCGCCAAGACGCTTGTTGAACTCGCCGAGTCCGCACAATTCTACGTTGCAGACAGGCCGATCGCCGTGACGGGAAAGGCGGCCGACCTGGTGGCCGGGGACGGAGCCACCCTGCTCGCCGATCTGGCCGATGAGTTGCGGCCATTCGACGCTTGGAATTCGACCGATATAGAGACGAAAGTAAGGGAATTCGCGGAGAACCGGGGTCTGAAGCTGGGCAAGGTGGCGCAGCCGCTCAGGGCGGCGTTGTCGGGCTCGACAATTTCCCCACCCATTTTCGAGGTTGCAGAGTTATTAGGGAAAACCGAAACCCTCGCGCGCATTGCTGATGTTGCGCAGCCGCGCTAG
- a CDS encoding ComEC/Rec2 family competence protein — translation MVRLALHALAGCLAAERERWILWAPVGIGTGVAGYFALPAEPPEWTGPAAALVLVAAAVLARRRVVAPLACLAVLTVVLGFTAAQVRTATVAAPFLAREIGPVPLTGRVIAIDRLEKGGRVLLGDLSIPRVEPGATPRLVRVRLRDAAQLPAPGERVRILAVVGPPGVPVAPGAYDFARTAFFAGIGGVGYAVGRVERVEPVPAGRWADLMARTERVRLAMALRIDEAVGGAEGGVIAALMTGQQTAIPEQVMEDFRGSGLAHLLSISGLHVGLVAGLVFFAVRALLALVESVALNRPIKKIAAVAAMAAAFCYMLVVGSPVPTERSVLMTGLALAAILMDRNPFSMRLIAFAATVLMLKEPESLLGASFQMSFGAVVALIAAYEVISPRWARMRRETGPVGRAALHIAGIALTSVIASLATTPFSMFHFQQVQYYGVLANMVAVPVTSFWVMPLCLVVYLAMPFGLEQLPLTGMGWGVTVIIETARVTAGLPGASQLVAAMPGFALPVMACGGLWLALWRQWWRLLGIPPIAAGLLTLALDDRPDIMVDEAGKLMAVRDASGALALSSRNAGRFAAEVWLRRDGALQAGVWPQQGTGAGGMLTCDRSGCLYRAKGHTVALARSRQMLAEDCAVADIVISADPAPRGCAAGLVIDLWRLRRDGAHAIRLAPGSVRVDTVAADRGRRPWTGTDGLPQEGRER, via the coding sequence ATGGTAAGGCTTGCTCTGCACGCGCTCGCCGGCTGCCTGGCGGCGGAGCGGGAACGCTGGATCCTCTGGGCGCCGGTCGGCATCGGGACCGGAGTCGCCGGCTATTTCGCGCTGCCCGCCGAGCCTCCGGAATGGACCGGCCCGGCCGCCGCGCTGGTCCTCGTCGCGGCGGCCGTCCTGGCGCGGCGCCGCGTGGTGGCGCCTCTCGCCTGCCTGGCGGTCCTGACGGTGGTGCTGGGCTTCACCGCCGCCCAGGTCCGGACGGCGACGGTGGCGGCTCCCTTCCTGGCGCGGGAAATCGGACCGGTGCCGCTGACCGGCCGGGTGATCGCCATCGACCGGCTGGAGAAGGGCGGCCGGGTCCTGCTGGGCGACTTGTCGATCCCGCGGGTGGAGCCCGGGGCGACGCCCCGCCTGGTGCGCGTGCGGCTGCGCGATGCCGCCCAGTTGCCGGCGCCGGGCGAGCGGGTTCGCATCCTTGCCGTGGTCGGCCCGCCCGGAGTCCCGGTGGCGCCGGGAGCCTACGACTTCGCCAGGACGGCCTTCTTCGCCGGAATCGGCGGGGTCGGCTACGCGGTCGGGCGCGTGGAACGGGTGGAGCCGGTACCGGCCGGGCGCTGGGCGGACCTGATGGCCCGGACCGAGCGCGTGCGTCTCGCCATGGCCCTGCGCATCGACGAGGCGGTGGGCGGCGCGGAGGGCGGGGTGATCGCGGCCCTGATGACCGGCCAGCAGACCGCCATTCCCGAGCAGGTGATGGAGGATTTCCGCGGTTCCGGCCTTGCCCACCTGCTGTCGATTTCCGGCCTTCACGTCGGGTTGGTCGCCGGCCTCGTGTTCTTCGCGGTCCGAGCCCTCCTGGCGCTGGTCGAGTCGGTCGCGCTGAACCGGCCGATCAAGAAGATCGCCGCCGTCGCCGCCATGGCGGCCGCGTTCTGCTACATGCTGGTGGTCGGTTCGCCGGTCCCGACCGAGCGCTCGGTCCTGATGACGGGGCTTGCGCTGGCCGCCATCCTGATGGACCGCAACCCGTTCAGCATGCGCCTGATCGCCTTCGCGGCGACGGTCCTCATGCTGAAGGAGCCGGAAAGCCTGCTCGGCGCCAGCTTCCAGATGTCCTTCGGCGCCGTCGTGGCCCTGATCGCGGCCTATGAGGTGATCAGCCCCCGGTGGGCCCGGATGCGGCGGGAGACGGGGCCGGTCGGACGCGCGGCGCTCCACATCGCCGGCATCGCCCTGACGTCGGTGATCGCGAGCCTCGCCACCACGCCCTTCTCGATGTTTCATTTCCAGCAGGTGCAGTACTACGGCGTGCTCGCCAACATGGTCGCCGTGCCGGTCACCTCGTTCTGGGTGATGCCACTCTGCCTGGTGGTCTACCTGGCGATGCCGTTCGGTCTCGAACAGCTGCCGCTGACGGGCATGGGCTGGGGCGTCACCGTGATCATCGAGACCGCGCGGGTCACGGCCGGTCTGCCGGGCGCGTCCCAGCTGGTCGCGGCCATGCCCGGCTTCGCACTTCCCGTCATGGCGTGCGGCGGTCTGTGGCTCGCCCTTTGGCGGCAATGGTGGCGCCTGCTCGGAATTCCGCCGATCGCCGCCGGTCTCCTGACGCTGGCCCTGGACGACCGGCCCGACATCATGGTCGACGAGGCCGGCAAGCTGATGGCGGTGCGCGACGCGTCCGGCGCGCTCGCGCTGTCGTCGCGAAACGCCGGCCGTTTCGCGGCCGAGGTCTGGCTCCGCCGCGACGGGGCGCTTCAGGCCGGCGTCTGGCCGCAGCAGGGCACAGGCGCCGGCGGCATGCTGACCTGCGACAGGTCCGGCTGCCTCTACCGTGCCAAGGGCCACACCGTGGCGCTGGCAAGGTCCAGGCAAATGCTGGCGGAGGACTGCGCGGTGGCCGACATCGTGATTTCCGCCGATCCGGCGCCTCGCGGCTGCGCCGCCGGACTGGTGATCGACCTCTGGAGGCTGCGTCGCGACGGCGCCCACGCGATCCGTCTGGCACCGGGGTCCGTACGGGTCGATACGGTGGCCGCCGATCGCGGACGGCGTCCCTGGACCGGCACCGACGGATTACCGCAAGAAGGCCGCGAGCGGTGA
- a CDS encoding RT0821/Lpp0805 family surface protein has translation MRKLVLSIFLSGSLLATAGCADGIGTKQGVGTLGGAAAGGLAGSQFGKGKGQLAMTAGGVLLGALLGGEVGKSLDRADQAYATQAANRAYDAPVGETIQWQNPESGNYGTVTPIREGRNTQTGQYCREFNQTIYVGGRAEQATGRACQQQDGTWQIVP, from the coding sequence ATGCGTAAGCTCGTCCTTTCGATCTTCCTGTCCGGATCCCTGCTGGCCACGGCCGGCTGCGCGGACGGGATCGGCACGAAGCAGGGCGTGGGTACCCTGGGCGGCGCGGCGGCGGGCGGATTGGCCGGCTCGCAGTTCGGCAAGGGCAAGGGGCAGCTGGCGATGACCGCGGGCGGCGTCCTTCTCGGCGCGTTGCTCGGCGGCGAGGTCGGGAAGTCGCTCGACCGGGCGGACCAGGCCTATGCGACCCAGGCGGCCAACCGGGCCTATGATGCGCCCGTGGGCGAGACCATCCAGTGGCAGAACCCGGAGAGCGGCAACTACGGGACGGTTACTCCGATCCGCGAAGGCCGCAACACGCAGACGGGCCAGTATTGCCGGGAGTTCAACCAGACGATCTATGTCGGCGGACGCGCGGAGCAGGCAACCGGCCGTGCCTGCCAGCAGCAGGACGGCACCTGGCAGATCGTCCCCTGA
- a CDS encoding RT0821/Lpp0805 family surface protein, protein MRNPIAAITVMALVAGCTPYAGVGYGTGYKGFNVGTGVSLSPGLLSGGALGLGSGTKQTFGTLGGAALGGFAGSRIGGGTGRLAAVGAGTLLGAFLGSGIGGSLDRADEAYARQAAAHAYSAPIGMPVQWSNPQTGNMGAIRTTRDGWSTSGAYCREFQQQVVVGGRVQSAFGQACQQPDGTWRIVG, encoded by the coding sequence ATGAGAAATCCGATCGCGGCGATCACCGTCATGGCACTGGTCGCCGGATGCACGCCCTACGCCGGCGTCGGCTATGGCACCGGCTACAAAGGCTTCAACGTGGGAACCGGGGTCAGTCTCTCCCCCGGTCTCCTGTCCGGCGGCGCCCTCGGGCTCGGCTCGGGAACCAAGCAGACCTTCGGGACGCTGGGCGGCGCGGCATTGGGCGGCTTCGCCGGGTCCCGCATCGGCGGCGGGACCGGCAGGCTGGCGGCGGTCGGTGCCGGCACGCTGCTGGGCGCCTTTCTCGGCTCCGGCATCGGCGGATCGCTGGACCGGGCCGACGAGGCCTACGCCCGCCAGGCGGCGGCGCACGCCTATTCGGCGCCGATCGGGATGCCGGTCCAGTGGAGCAATCCCCAGACCGGGAACATGGGCGCCATCCGGACCACGCGGGACGGGTGGTCTACCTCGGGCGCCTATTGCCGGGAGTTCCAGCAGCAGGTGGTCGTCGGCGGCAGGGTGCAGTCGGCTTTCGGGCAGGCCTGCCAGCAGCCGGACGGGACCTGGAGAATCGTCGGCTGA
- a CDS encoding response regulator transcription factor — MPAYRILIADDHPLMRAALRHAVAQSLPDAALIEAGNFDQVMDIVGSRRDAIDLILLDLHMPGMNGFIGLFLLRGEHPAIPVIVVSALEDGMTIQRSLEYGASGFVPKSAPIETISEALHAVLEGGDWFPAIEGEAPPEPVPDSDFAERIASLTPQQLRVLSGITAGKLNKQIAFELAVSEATVKAHVTVILRKLGLHSRTQVIIAAGRLVVEAPREESATGRISPA; from the coding sequence ATGCCGGCATATCGTATACTCATAGCCGACGACCATCCGCTGATGCGGGCGGCTCTCCGGCACGCCGTCGCCCAGTCCCTGCCGGACGCCGCCCTGATCGAGGCCGGGAACTTCGACCAGGTGATGGACATCGTCGGCAGCCGGCGTGACGCCATCGACCTGATTCTGCTCGACCTGCACATGCCGGGCATGAACGGCTTCATCGGCCTGTTCCTTCTGCGCGGCGAACATCCGGCGATCCCGGTGATCGTCGTCTCCGCGCTGGAGGACGGGATGACCATCCAGCGCTCGCTGGAATACGGCGCATCGGGCTTCGTTCCGAAATCGGCGCCGATCGAGACGATCTCCGAGGCGCTGCACGCCGTCCTGGAAGGCGGCGACTGGTTTCCCGCGATCGAGGGGGAAGCCCCGCCCGAACCGGTTCCCGATTCGGACTTCGCGGAACGCATCGCCTCCCTGACGCCGCAGCAGCTCCGCGTCCTCTCGGGGATCACGGCGGGCAAGCTGAACAAGCAGATCGCCTTCGAACTCGCCGTATCCGAGGCGACCGTGAAGGCCCACGTGACCGTCATCCTGCGCAAGCTGGGCCTGCACAGCCGCACGCAGGTGATCATCGCCGCCGGGCGCCTCGTGGTCGAGGCTCCCCGCGAGGAGTCCGCGACCGGGCGGATCTCGCCGGCTTGA